A region of the Phosphitispora fastidiosa genome:
TTTTGAGCCTCGGTGAGTGGAACGATCAAATGCTGCATGATATCGGTGTCACGCGCGGTGATCTGCATTCGGCCCTTGGCACGTCGCTGCTTGAAGATCCGAGCGAAAAACTGGGCGCATTGGCCGATGTACGGGCCCGTTTGCGCGCAGCACGCTCGATC
Encoded here:
- a CDS encoding DUF1127 domain-containing protein, with product MSLGEWNDQMLHDIGVTRGDLHSALGTSLLEDPSEKLGALADVRARLRAARSIS